A single region of the Kwoniella botswanensis chromosome 1, complete sequence genome encodes:
- a CDS encoding 40S ribosomal protein S22-A: MVRASVLNDALNNIVNAERRGKRQVLIRPSSKVVIKVLSVMQKHGYIGEFEIIDDHRGGKVVIQLNGRLNKCGVISPRFNIAVDAIEQWVALLLPARSFGKIILTTSAGIMDHQEARNKHVGGKILAFVY, translated from the exons ATGGTTAGAGCTTCAGTACTTAACGATGCCCTC AACAACATCGTCAACGCCGAAAGACGAGGAAAGAGACAAGTTCTCATCAGACCTTCCTCAAAGGTAGTTATCAAGGTACTTTCCGTCATGCAAAAGCACG GTTACATTGGTGAATTCGAGATCATCGATGACCACCGAGGTGGAAAAGTTGTTATCCAACTTAATGGTCGATTGAACAAATGTGGTGTGATCTCTCCCCGATTCAACATCGCCGTTGACGCTA TCGAACAATGGGTTGCCCTCCTTCTCCCCGCTCGATCTTTCGGTaagatcatcctcaccacctctGCCGGTATCATGGATCACCAAGAAGCCAGAAACAAGCACGTCGGTGGTAAAATCCTTGCTTTCGTCTACTAA